GAAGCCCTGTCCCGGCTCGCTTCGGTGGATCTGTCGCGTTTGGACCTGTCCGGAGTGGACATCGAGCTGGCGAGCGACGTCGACAACCCGCTGTACGGGCCGCACGGCGCAGCGTCCGTCTACGGGCCGCAGAAGGGCGCGTCCCCCGGCGACGTCGAGACCCTCGACGCGGCGTTGCGGCACTGGGCTTCGCAGGTGGGGCCGGAGTTCGCCGCGAAGCCCGGCGCGGGCGCCGCCGGGGGAGTGGGCTTCGCCGCGATGGCCGTGCTGGGCGCCCGGATGCGGCCGGGCATCGAGCTGCTGCTCGACCTGCTCGGGTTCGACGCGGCCTTGTCCGGAGCCGCGCTGGTCATCACGGGCGAAGGTTCACTGGACCGGCAGACGCTGTCCGGCAAGGCTCCGGCGGGGGTGGCCCGGGCCGCGGCGGCCAGGGGCATCCCGTGCGTCGCGGTGTCCGGCCGCTGCCGGCTGTCCTCCGGGGAACTGGCCGAAGCGGGCATCTCGGCCGCGTACGCCCTGACCGATCTCGAACCGGACCCGGCGCGGTGCATGGCGGAGGCGGCGCCGCTGCTGCGCCGCCTCGCCCACCGCGTGGCGATCGACTACTTCTCGCTGTCCAGATGATCGAGCAGGGCGGCGGCGTAGCGATCGCCGGACGCGGCCCCGGCCGGGACAGCGGCCTCGATTTCCGCCAGGTCAGCGGGCGTGAGTGCCAGGTCCGCGCCCAGCGACTCGGCGAGCCGGGCACGAGTGCGGGCGCCGACGAGCGGGACGATGTCCGCACCCTGCGCGGCGACCCACCCGATGGCGAGCTGCGCGGTGGTGACGCCCTTGCCGGCGGCGAGCTTGCCGAGTGCGTCGGTCAGGGCCAGGTTGTGCTCGAGGTTCTCGCCCTGGAACCGCGGGCTGTGGCCGCGGAAGTCACCGGCGGTCAGCTCCCGCGACGGCGTCCAGTGCCCGCTGAGCAGGCCACGCGAGAGGACGCCGTACGCGGTGACGCCGATACCCAGCTCGCGGGCGGCCGGCAGGATGTCCGCCTCGATCCCGCGTGAGAGCAGCGAGTACTCGATCTGCAGATCGGAGATCGGGTGCACGGCGGCGGCGCGGCGCAGGGTGCCGGCGCCGACCTCGGACAGGCCGATGTGCCGGATGTAGCCGGCCCGGACCAGCTCGGCCAGCGCCCCGACCTGGTCTTCGACCGGCACGGCGGGGTCGAGCCGGGCCGGCCGGTAGACATCGATGTGGTCGGTGCCGAGCCGCCGCAGGCTGTAGGCGAGGAACGTCTTGACGGCCTCCGGACGGCTGTCGTTGCCGAGCCAGGCCCCGTCAGGGCCGCGCAGCGCCCCGAACTTGACGCTGATCACGGCCTTGTCCCGGTTGCGGCCGCGCAGGGCGTCCCGCAGCAGCATTTCGTTGTGGCCCATGCCGTAGAAGTCACCGGTGTCGAGCAAGGTGACGCCGCTGTCAAGAGCGGCATGGATGGTGGCGACCGACTCGGTCTCATCAGCCGGGCCGTACAGATCGGACATACCCATCAGGCCAAGCCCGAGGGCGCTGACGGCCGGACCGGTCCGGCCGAGGGTGCGGGTGTGCATGGTGTTCTCCCTGTTTCCGTCGTTACCGATTCGAAGGTATCACCGATACTCAACGACTGCTACTGGGAATTTGTTACCATTGGAACCATGGCAACGAAGACGGCAACGGACACCCGCGAGCGCATCCTCGAAGCAGCGGCGGCGCTCCTGGTGGCAGAGGGGCGCGACGGCCTCTCGACCCGCGCGGTGAGCGCGGCGGCAGGTGTCCAGCCGCCGGCGTTGTATCGCCTCTTCGGAGACAAGGACGGCCTGCTCGACGCGGTGGCGGCGTACGGGTTCGACGAGTACCTGACGAGCAAGCGCGAGCTGGGTTCGACGGGCGACGCGGTCGAAGACCTCCGCCGAGGCTGGAACCTCCACGTCGAGTTCGGGCTGTCGCGCCCAGAGTTCTACGTGCTGATGTACGGCGACGCACGCCCAGGCCGAACGTCACCGGCCGCCCGCGAGGCGGAGGCGATGCTGCGAAGCATCGTCGAGCGCGTCGCGGAGGCGGGCCGCCTGAGGGTGAGCGTGGAGCGCGCGGCCCGGCTGGTGCACGCGACGGGCATGGGCGTGGTGCTGAACCTGATCGCCACCCCGGAGCAGGACCGCGACCCAGAGCTGTCGGCAACGGCAAGGGAGACGGTACTGACCCGAATCCTCACCGACGCAGAGGAGCCGGCGGGGTCAGACCTGCCCCAACGCGCGATAGCGCTGCGCGCAGGTCTCGAAGGAGCGGAGTCGCTGACCAAGGCAGAGCGCGTACTGCTGGAGGAGTGGCTGAACCGCATAGCGGACGCGTAACCCGCACGCAGGACACCCGGCCCCTCCCGCAACCCCGATCCGAAGCCAGAACACGGCCGGCAACGCCGGGTCAAAGCATCTGTCCCGCCTTGACGCGGTGCTGCCGGCCGTAGTGACAATCCGGCTTCGGGGTGGCGGTGACGACAGCACATCTGCATCGATCCAGCCCGATCGGACATTGCCTGTCATCCCCCAAGGCCCCAATATGTTGCCGCCCACAACATATTAACGACAAAGCCGTCGGAGGGTCCCGATGATCAGGTGGAAAGCACTGTTGGCCTGCGCCGGAGCGGGAGTCCTGCTATCCGGCGCCCTACCCGCCACAGCCCAGGCCACGGGCACAGCCACAGACTGCTGCGGCAGCGGAGCATCCTGGGCCACGGGCAACAAGTCAGCCCTCGGCACATCGACGACAACAACCAGCCCGCTCTGGTTCACCGTCGCGGACGGCGTGACATCCGAGGTCTTCTACCCCCGAGCCGACGTCCCGAACATGCAGGACATGCAGTTCGTCATCACGGACGGCAGCACATTCGTGGACCTGGAGCGAGACGCCACGAACCACGTGGTGACCATGCCCGACGAGAAGGCCCTCCAGTACACGGTCACGAACACGGCGAAGAGCGGCAAGTACCGCATCACCACCGACTACGCAACCGACCCGTCCCGCCCCACCCTCATGAGAAACACCCGCTTCCAATCCCTGGACGGCGGAAGCTACCGGCTGTACCTCCTGGCCAACCCCTCCATGGCCGGCGGAGGAGCGAACGACAACGCCTGGTGGGACGGCACCGGCCTCCTCGCCAGCGGAACCGAGACGCTCTTCGGCGGCACAGCCACGACAGTGGTCTCAGCGCTGCGAGTCTCAACCGGCTTCACAGCGCACGACAACGGCTACAGCGGCGCGGCGAGCGACTGCCTGACCGACCTGCGAGCCGACAAGAACCTGAACAACCAGTTCGACAACATCTCCGGCCCCGGCAACGTAGTCCAGTGTGGACAGATCCCGGTCGGCACGGACACGACGTTCACGACAGCGCTGGGCTACGGCGCCACGACGGCGGCCGCGACATCGACCGCGACCGGATCGCTGAGCAGCGGCTTCTCCGCCACAGCGACGTCCTACCGCCAGGGCTGGAACTCCTACGTAGCCTCCCTGAAACCCGCGCCCGCCAGCGTTTCGAGCGACACGCAACGCCGCCGCGCCTACTACGTCGCAGCGATGGCCCTCAAGACAGCGGAAGACAAACAGCACCCCGGCGCAAGCGTCGCGGGCCTGGCCACACCCTGGGGCAACTTCACGAACGGCGACCAGCTGAACGACGGCTACCACCGTGTCTGGGGCCGCGACCTCTACCAGCAGGCAACGGGTCTCCTGGCCGCCGGCGACAGCGCCCAGGCCAAGCGAATGGCCCAGTTCCTCTGGAACTCCCAGTGGATCGGCAGTCCGACCGCAGGCGACGGCATGACCTACTCGGCAGGGTCCTTCCCCCGCTACAGCCCGGTTTCCGGTGTAGCGGGAGCCAGCGCTCAGCAACTCGGCTGCTGCGAACAACTCGACCAGGACGCCGACGCGATCCTGCTGGCCTGGCTGACCGGCCTCACGGACGCCTCGATGTACGCCAAGGTCAAGACGACCGCGAACCACATCGTCGCGACCGGCCCGGACACCACCGAACGCTGGGAAGAGCAGTACGGCAAATCACCGTCGTCGGTGGCCGCCGAGATCGCCGGGCTGATCGCCGCGGGCGCCCTAGCCCGAGCGAACGGCGACACCGCGAGCGCGACGACGTGGGAGTCCACCGCGGACTCCTGGCGCACCTCCCTGGCCGGCTGGACCGTGACGACGTCCGGCTACTGGGGCGGGCGCACGTATTACGAACGCCTCGACCGTGCGGGCAACCCCAACGACGGCTCGACGATCTGCTTCGACGAAGGTTGCTTCTACGAACACGACGTGACCGACTTCGGCTTCCTCGACCTGGTCCGGCTCGGCATCCGCCCCGCGAACGACGCCACGATCGCGAACTCGGTCGCCCCGACCGCGGCGGCGTCCGACGGCAACTCGGCGATGCAGGTGACGACGCCCAACGGCGACGTCTACTTCCACCGCTACCCGCACGACAACTACGGCGAGAGCACCTCGACCTGCAACGGCTGGCCGGCGGGCGGAGCGCAGCGGTTCGGGCGGCTGTGGCCGGTGCTGTCGGGGGAGCGCGGCCAGTACGAGCTGGCCAACGGCCGCTCGGCGGCGGTGTACCTCAAGTCGATGGCGGATTCGGCCAACGACGGCTACTTCGTGCCCGAGCAGGTCTGGGACCGTGCCGACGTCGGCTGCTTCGGCCTGGGCCGCCCGACCGGCAGCGCGGGGCCGCTGATGTGGGCCGAGGGCCAGTACCTGCGGCTCGCGCAGAGCATGGACGCGGGCCACAACCTCGACACGCCGTCGATCGTCCAGGCTCGCTATCCCTTCTGATGGGCCAGTTTGCGGGCCCGGGTCAGCAGCTTCTCGACCCGGGCCCGCAGCTCCGGGGTCTCGTGGCC
The window above is part of the Amycolatopsis camponoti genome. Proteins encoded here:
- a CDS encoding glycerate kinase: MKVLVAPDKFKGSLTAAEVASAVASGLADVHPGLAVRVLPVADGGDGTVDAAVAAGFRRVRVPARGPTGEPVTASYAVRGDTAVVELAEASGLHRLPGALAPLTATSAGTGDVLAAAVRAGCRRIVLGVGGSACTDGGAGMLAALGARLLDAAGRDLPPGGEALSRLASVDLSRLDLSGVDIELASDVDNPLYGPHGAASVYGPQKGASPGDVETLDAALRHWASQVGPEFAAKPGAGAAGGVGFAAMAVLGARMRPGIELLLDLLGFDAALSGAALVITGEGSLDRQTLSGKAPAGVARAAAARGIPCVAVSGRCRLSSGELAEAGISAAYALTDLEPDPARCMAEAAPLLRRLAHRVAIDYFSLSR
- a CDS encoding aldo/keto reductase; translation: MHTRTLGRTGPAVSALGLGLMGMSDLYGPADETESVATIHAALDSGVTLLDTGDFYGMGHNEMLLRDALRGRNRDKAVISVKFGALRGPDGAWLGNDSRPEAVKTFLAYSLRRLGTDHIDVYRPARLDPAVPVEDQVGALAELVRAGYIRHIGLSEVGAGTLRRAAAVHPISDLQIEYSLLSRGIEADILPAARELGIGVTAYGVLSRGLLSGHWTPSRELTAGDFRGHSPRFQGENLEHNLALTDALGKLAAGKGVTTAQLAIGWVAAQGADIVPLVGARTRARLAESLGADLALTPADLAEIEAAVPAGAASGDRYAAALLDHLDSEK
- a CDS encoding TetR/AcrR family transcriptional regulator, whose protein sequence is MATKTATDTRERILEAAAALLVAEGRDGLSTRAVSAAAGVQPPALYRLFGDKDGLLDAVAAYGFDEYLTSKRELGSTGDAVEDLRRGWNLHVEFGLSRPEFYVLMYGDARPGRTSPAAREAEAMLRSIVERVAEAGRLRVSVERAARLVHATGMGVVLNLIATPEQDRDPELSATARETVLTRILTDAEEPAGSDLPQRAIALRAGLEGAESLTKAERVLLEEWLNRIADA
- a CDS encoding glycoside hydrolase family 15 protein → MIRWKALLACAGAGVLLSGALPATAQATGTATDCCGSGASWATGNKSALGTSTTTTSPLWFTVADGVTSEVFYPRADVPNMQDMQFVITDGSTFVDLERDATNHVVTMPDEKALQYTVTNTAKSGKYRITTDYATDPSRPTLMRNTRFQSLDGGSYRLYLLANPSMAGGGANDNAWWDGTGLLASGTETLFGGTATTVVSALRVSTGFTAHDNGYSGAASDCLTDLRADKNLNNQFDNISGPGNVVQCGQIPVGTDTTFTTALGYGATTAAATSTATGSLSSGFSATATSYRQGWNSYVASLKPAPASVSSDTQRRRAYYVAAMALKTAEDKQHPGASVAGLATPWGNFTNGDQLNDGYHRVWGRDLYQQATGLLAAGDSAQAKRMAQFLWNSQWIGSPTAGDGMTYSAGSFPRYSPVSGVAGASAQQLGCCEQLDQDADAILLAWLTGLTDASMYAKVKTTANHIVATGPDTTERWEEQYGKSPSSVAAEIAGLIAAGALARANGDTASATTWESTADSWRTSLAGWTVTTSGYWGGRTYYERLDRAGNPNDGSTICFDEGCFYEHDVTDFGFLDLVRLGIRPANDATIANSVAPTAAASDGNSAMQVTTPNGDVYFHRYPHDNYGESTSTCNGWPAGGAQRFGRLWPVLSGERGQYELANGRSAAVYLKSMADSANDGYFVPEQVWDRADVGCFGLGRPTGSAGPLMWAEGQYLRLAQSMDAGHNLDTPSIVQARYPF